Part of the Cellulomonas hominis genome, CCTGGTCGTCCTCGCCCGTTCGCAGGACGTCGCCGGGTCGGAGCTCATCACCGCCGTGCGAGGGGAGTGGGAGCATCGCGGTCTGCCGGGGGCGCCGGTGTTCGCGCCCCCAGCGAGCTGGGACCGCCTGTATCCGCCGGAGGCGCGCAAGGCCCCGGTGGTCGCCGACATGACCCGGTTCGAGGACGCGGCCGCGCTCGTCGGGGCGTTCCTCGCGCCGGTGCTCGACGGGAGCGCCGTCGGGCGGCGCTGGGTCGCGAGCGACCTGAGCTGGCAGTAGGCCGCAGCCTCGTCGCGTCCCGGCTCAGGCTCCCTCGGCCTGCGGCGCGCCCGCCGCGGCCCGCGCCGGCTCGCCGTTCCAGTTCAGCTGGGTCTCGCGCGCCCAGAACACCGCGAACAGCACGATCTCCCACCACTCCACGACGAGCCCCACGTGCTCCCGGCCCCCGAGCAGCAGCGTGACCGGCACGACCACGACGAGCCCGAGGCTCATGAGCCCCGCGATCGTCCGGTACCAGCCGAGGTGCGGTTCGGCCGGCACCGGCTCGCCGGCCCATCCGGGGAACGCGTGCGTCCCGACCGCGACCGTCAGGCTCGCGACGAGCAGGACCGCGGACGTGAGGTGCACCCCCACGAACTCGTCGCCCTCCACGATGCGGTAGCCGAGCAGCAGCAGGTAGAGCAGGCCCACCGCCGTGAACCCCCGGTACACGCCCTTCGTGGTCGCCGTCCGGTGAGCGAGCGTCCGGCCCGTCCAGTGCCCGGTCCGCCACTCGGCGACCAGGAAGGCCGCCGTCACGAGCAGCGCCGAGACGGTCACGAGGCGGATCCCGGCGACCGCCGCGTCGAGCGCCTCGCCCTGCAGCGCGTCGAGGTGCGCGGGCAGCGGCACGAACGCGACGAACAGCGCGTAGAAGCCCGCCATGTTGAGCGCGTAGTCCTCCAGCGGCGCGCCCCGGTACGCCACGAGGCAGGCGGCGAGGCCGACCAGCATCCCGACGAACACGTCGCGCAGCGGGCCGGTGTAGTAGGCGCTGATCGACCCCTGGATCGACCGCTGGGTCAGGAACATCCCGACCGACGCGACCAGCATCAGCGCGGGCAGCGCGATGAGGATCATCCGGAGGTGCCGGTAGGTCTCCAGCGCGACGCCGCGTTCCCGCCGGGCGTCCGCCGTCGTGGTCGTGCCGGTGCTGATCGTCCCGCTCATCGTCCCCGCCCCCTCGATCGTCGACGACTCCGTGAGGGCGATGGTCCTGCCCGGGGTCGCGGGGCGCACAGGGGGGTCACCCGGCGCGGGCGTCACCCGGTCGTGGCGCGCAGCTCCGGGAACGTCCACGACCCGTCGAGCACCGCCGGGCGGGGCCGGTAGAGCCGCACCAGGTAGTTCCACCCGTCGACCAGCGGGAGCTGGTTCGGCCGCCCCGGCTCGCCGCCGAACCGCAGCGTCACGGACCCGTCGGCGTCGCGGGCGGCCGTGATGCTGTTGAGGCTGACGGCCCCGCCGGTGCCGGTCGGGAAGTACCCGTGCGCGTCGTACAGCGAGATCGACCAGAACCCGTCCACCGGCACGTCCGCGGGCACCGTCAGCTCGTAGGACCCGAGCGGCAGCCGCGGTTCGGCGTTGAGGTAGGTGGCCTCGGTCGACGGCAGCCCGCCCCAGCCGGCGGCGGTGCCCAGCAGGTGGCGCACCGGGTCCACCTCCTGCCGGGTGCCGAAGGCGTGGTCGAGCCCGTCCAGGTCGCGCTGCAGGGCGAGCAGCGCCTCGCGGGTGCGGTCCTGGCTCGCCCGGTCCCAGTCCGGCGCGCCGAACGGCCGGGACGACGCCGCCGTGAACCCCAGCCGGTCCTGGAGCGCCGCCACGTGCGCGACGTCCGCCGCGTCGTCGGGGTCGACGAGCGTGCGCACCCCGACGAGCACGACGTCCGTGCCGTGCCGGTCCGCCGACAGCGCGTGCTCGCCGGGCTCGTGCAGGACGGCGGTCACATAGTGGTCCCGGTCGACCACCATCGCCGACAGGTACCGGCGGCCGGCGTCGGGGAGGGTCAGCGTGGCGCCGCCGGAGATGTCCGCGACGACGAAGCTGTACAGCGTGTCGCGGTTCAGCCGGATCACGGGCTGGTCGTCCAGCGGCGTGGGCGTGCGGTGGTGGAACCACCGGTTGACGCCGCCGGACTGCGCGAGCAGGCGGGAGAGCATGAGGTCGGTCTCGGCGCGGGCGAAGGTGGTGACGTCGACCTGGCGGGTGTTCATGCCGGTGACGATGCCGTGCCCCGTGCGGCGTCACCTCACCCGGTCCGGATGGGCCGCCGTCCGCGCGGGCGTCAGGGGAGCGGCTGGAGGCCGTGCACGTCCGCGTACGCGATCTGGGCGAGCTGCCCGCGCGCGAGGTCGATGCCGTCGCCCGTCGGGCAGGTCACCGTGACGACCTGCTGCACGCCGAGCGCGGTGAACGCCCGGGCCGTCACCAGCAGCCACCCGCCGTCCGTCGTGCGGCCGAGCGCCCGGGCGACCTCGTAGGTCGGGCCGCCCTCGCCCAGGCCCTCGCCGAGGCCCACCGCGTCCGGGACGGGCCCGGCGACGACCTCGGCGCCCGCGAGGCGGTCCTCGACGAGCGCGGTCGACGCGGCGGCGTCGTCGGCGCCCGTGCCGGCGGAGGGGGACCGCTCGTCGAGCACCCGGCAGTCGTTGCCGGTGTTGTGCAGCTCCAGCGTCACGGGCGGCTCGGCGGCCGTCGTCGTCGCGTCCGGCCCGGCGACGACCTCCCAGTCCCAGATCTCGCCGAGCCCGTTGCTGAAGGTCACGTCCGTGGCGGCGGCGAGGGCGGGGCCGTCCGCGAAGGAGACGGTGGTCTGCGGGGTGCCGTCGAGGCGCCAGGACGGGGTCGCCTCGGCGTCGGTGCCCTCCGGGGCGCTCGCGGGTGCCCCGGCCGGAGCCGGTCCGGCGGGGCCCCCGCAGCCACCGAGGGTCACCGCGGCCAGCACCGGCACCAGCGCCAGCCCGCGGCCGGCCACCCCTCGTCGTCCCATGCGCGCGACCCTAGCCAGCCGGCCGCGTCGCGCGGGCGGGTTCGGGCGGTCGGGCTCAGCGGCGTCCGGCGGTCTCGTACCAGGTCAGCCACTCCGTCCCCGCCTCGCCGGTGCGCCGCCGCAGCGCCGACCGCCGGATCCGCACCGGCCGGAGGTCCACCCAGCTGCGCCCGGTGAGCCCCGGCAGCGGGCGGGGCACGCGCGCGTAGTCGGTGGTCCGCGCGGTCTGGTCCTGCGACGTCAGCCGCGCGACGGTGACCCACCGCCCGTGCCTCGAGAGCACCACGACGGGCCGGTCCTTCGCGCCCGTGCCGTCCCGGTACGGGACCATCGCGAACCAGACCTCGCCGGGACGCGCGACGGGCGCGCCCGCGCCGCGGAGGAGGCGGAGCAGCAGGACGACGGCGCCGACCACGAGGACGACCAGCCACGGACGGTCGGCCAGGAGGTCGCGCAGGACGCCGGGGGCGGCGGAGTCGATCACGGGACGTGAGTGTGCCAGGGCTGTCGGACGGGATCGTGTCGTGACTAGAATCATGGTCATGACCACCACCACCTCGCTCGCACACGTCAAGGCGCACCTCTCGGCCGTGGTCGGCTCGGTCCACGACACCCACGAGCGCGTCGTCATCACGCGCAACGGTGAACCGGCTGCGGTGCTGATCTCGCCGGACGACCTCGCGGCGCTGGAGGAGACCCTGGAGATCCTCTCCGACCCGGAGACCATGGCCGACCTCCGCGCGGCGCAGGCGGAGATCGCGGCGGGGACCACGGTGGAGCTGACCGAGCTCCGTCGCCGATGAGCTACCGGATCCGCTGGTCGTCCGCCGCGCGGCGCGCGATCGAGAACGACCTGCCGGAAGCGGTGGCCACGGCCGTCTGGGAGTTCGTCAACGGGCCGCTCGCGGAGAACCCGCACCGGGTCGGCAAGCAGCTCGTCCGGGACCTCGCCGGGTACTGGTCGGCGCGGCGCGGGCAGTACCGGGTCATCTACGTCATCGACGACGGTCAGGTCGTCGTGACCGTCGTGAAGGTCGATCACCGCCGGGACGTGTACCGCTGAACCCCGCGCTTGCGCTGGTCACGGCGGATCTGGTCAGCTGCCGGCATGGACTCCGCCGTCGAGAGCGCCCTCCGCGAGCAGATCATCGCCTGGGTGCGCGAACGGGCGGAGGCGAACGGCGGGTTCCTGCACCGCGAGGAGCTCCTCGGCTACCGCACGGGCGGGCGCCGGCTGCCGATCATCGACTACTCGCGCGGCATCCGGAACCCCGCCGACTTCAGCTCGACGCTGTCGATCGTGTCGTCGGTGAACGGGCCGTACGACGACGTCGAGAGCGCCGACGGGCTGCTGCACTACGCCTACCGGAA contains:
- a CDS encoding DUF1214 domain-containing protein, producing the protein MNTRQVDVTTFARAETDLMLSRLLAQSGGVNRWFHHRTPTPLDDQPVIRLNRDTLYSFVVADISGGATLTLPDAGRRYLSAMVVDRDHYVTAVLHEPGEHALSADRHGTDVVLVGVRTLVDPDDAADVAHVAALQDRLGFTAASSRPFGAPDWDRASQDRTREALLALQRDLDGLDHAFGTRQEVDPVRHLLGTAAGWGGLPSTEATYLNAEPRLPLGSYELTVPADVPVDGFWSISLYDAHGYFPTGTGGAVSLNSITAARDADGSVTLRFGGEPGRPNQLPLVDGWNYLVRLYRPRPAVLDGSWTFPELRATTG
- a CDS encoding type II toxin-antitoxin system PemK/MazF family toxin, producing MIDSAAPGVLRDLLADRPWLVVLVVGAVVLLLRLLRGAGAPVARPGEVWFAMVPYRDGTGAKDRPVVVLSRHGRWVTVARLTSQDQTARTTDYARVPRPLPGLTGRSWVDLRPVRIRRSALRRRTGEAGTEWLTWYETAGRR
- a CDS encoding type II toxin-antitoxin system Phd/YefM family antitoxin; its protein translation is MTTTTSLAHVKAHLSAVVGSVHDTHERVVITRNGEPAAVLISPDDLAALEETLEILSDPETMADLRAAQAEIAAGTTVELTELRRR
- a CDS encoding type II toxin-antitoxin system RelE family toxin; the encoded protein is MSYRIRWSSAARRAIENDLPEAVATAVWEFVNGPLAENPHRVGKQLVRDLAGYWSARRGQYRVIYVIDDGQVVVTVVKVDHRRDVYR